Proteins encoded by one window of candidate division KSB1 bacterium:
- a CDS encoding YhdH/YhfP family quinone oxidoreductase, with amino-acid sequence MKFKALVVRETSDHQFLRGIEEKDIHDLPPGEVLIQVKYSSLNYKDALSAIGNKGVTKKYPHTPGVDAAGIVTEGDGQKFRIGDEVIVTGYELGSNTDGGYGEYIRVPVDWVVKKPNKLSLKECMSYGTAGFTAGQCLFNFEKVDIVPENGEILVTGATGGVGCLAVAILSKSGYNVVAATGKLDQKGFLEQLGAKQLIHRDEILDKSKDPLLKSRWAGVVDTVGGNYLASALKATKHRGAVAVCGLVASHELNTTVFPFILRGVKLLGIDSAWCPMESRLKIWDHLAGDWKINSFDEIVQECTLEQLDDQIDLILKGKVRGRIVVKHQL; translated from the coding sequence ATGAAGTTTAAAGCTCTCGTCGTCAGAGAAACATCAGATCATCAATTTTTGCGTGGAATTGAAGAAAAAGATATCCATGATCTTCCTCCCGGGGAGGTTTTGATTCAAGTTAAATATTCTTCACTGAACTATAAAGATGCTCTTTCTGCCATTGGCAATAAAGGGGTTACAAAAAAATATCCTCATACACCCGGTGTCGACGCCGCTGGAATCGTAACAGAAGGTGATGGACAGAAGTTCCGAATTGGTGATGAAGTAATCGTTACGGGTTATGAATTAGGCAGCAATACGGATGGTGGATACGGAGAATATATTCGAGTACCCGTTGATTGGGTCGTAAAAAAACCCAACAAACTGTCTTTAAAAGAGTGTATGAGTTATGGGACAGCCGGATTTACAGCGGGCCAATGCTTGTTCAATTTTGAGAAGGTGGATATTGTCCCTGAAAATGGCGAGATATTGGTAACCGGGGCAACGGGCGGTGTAGGTTGCCTGGCTGTTGCGATACTCTCAAAATCAGGTTACAATGTTGTAGCGGCGACGGGAAAACTCGATCAAAAAGGATTTCTCGAACAATTGGGCGCAAAACAGTTAATTCACCGCGATGAAATATTGGATAAAAGTAAGGACCCATTGTTAAAATCTCGCTGGGCCGGTGTGGTAGATACAGTCGGCGGCAATTACCTGGCATCTGCGCTAAAAGCTACCAAACATCGCGGGGCAGTTGCAGTTTGTGGGTTAGTGGCTTCGCATGAGTTAAATACTACGGTATTTCCATTTATACTGCGTGGTGTTAAGCTTCTTGGCATCGATTCAGCCTGGTGCCCGATGGAAAGCCGGCTGAAAATTTGGGACCACCTGGCTGGAGATTGGAAAATTAATTCGTTTGATGAAATAGTCCAGGAATGCACGTTAGAACAATTGGACGATCAGATCGATCTGATCCTGAAAGGAAAGGTTCGTGGCAGAATCGTTGTAAAACACCAGCTTTGA
- a CDS encoding saccharopine dehydrogenase NADP-binding domain-containing protein, producing the protein MPENFLIYGSNGYTGNLIVQLAAEQGLDPVLAGRSIEKISIQARGFGFEHNAFSLEMTEALHQALEYVDVVLHCAGPFAHTSKQMVDACIQTKTHYIDITGEAAVFEAIAARDEEAKETGVMLLPGVGFDVVPTDCMASYLKNSLPEANRLTMALYNSGGLHLSRGTATTMVENINQGGLIRKDGILTKVPAAWKSKMIDFGQGPQLTVTIPWGDVSTAYYTTGIPNIEVYAAVSNSVHRGMKATRLLGWLLSAAPLQYLMKRRIESGPPGPTDEFRKNGRSFIWGQVEDEEGNTIISRLETPEAYTLTAMTALSAVRRIFEGQVKPGFQTPSLVFGSDFILEYAGVVWEDVET; encoded by the coding sequence ATGCCTGAAAACTTTCTTATTTATGGATCAAACGGATATACCGGAAATTTAATTGTACAATTAGCTGCAGAGCAGGGATTAGACCCGGTATTGGCAGGCAGAAGCATAGAAAAAATTTCTATTCAAGCCAGAGGATTTGGTTTTGAGCATAATGCATTTTCATTAGAAATGACCGAGGCATTGCATCAAGCCCTTGAATATGTAGATGTCGTACTTCATTGTGCCGGTCCTTTTGCTCATACCTCTAAACAGATGGTTGATGCATGTATCCAAACCAAAACTCATTACATTGATATAACAGGAGAAGCGGCAGTTTTTGAGGCAATAGCTGCCCGGGACGAAGAGGCAAAAGAAACTGGTGTGATGTTACTCCCAGGAGTTGGTTTTGATGTGGTACCAACGGATTGTATGGCTTCATATCTCAAAAATTCCTTACCTGAAGCCAATCGCTTGACCATGGCTCTATATAACTCGGGTGGGCTTCATCTTTCGCGAGGTACTGCCACTACCATGGTAGAGAACATAAACCAAGGTGGCTTGATTAGAAAAGATGGCATTTTGACCAAAGTCCCGGCAGCCTGGAAAAGCAAGATGATCGATTTTGGACAAGGGCCGCAATTAACAGTGACCATACCATGGGGGGATGTGTCAACAGCTTATTATACAACCGGAATTCCAAATATTGAAGTCTACGCGGCAGTTTCTAATTCGGTTCATCGTGGTATGAAAGCAACCCGGCTTTTAGGATGGTTGTTGAGCGCTGCACCACTTCAATATTTAATGAAGAGACGAATCGAATCAGGCCCTCCCGGGCCAACTGATGAATTTCGTAAAAATGGTCGTTCGTTTATCTGGGGTCAGGTAGAAGATGAAGAGGGGAATACGATCATTTCCAGGCTGGAAACTCCTGAAGCTTATACCTTAACAGCAATGACCGCCTTGTCCGCAGTACGAAGAATCTTCGAGGGTCAGGTTAAGCCAGGATTTCAAACGCCGTCTCTTGTATTTGGCTCCGACTTTATTCTGGAATATGCCGGGGTGGTATGGGAAGATGTAGAAACGTGA
- a CDS encoding arylesterase, which yields MVFRKVKKIIAVSIFIFGCSVILCDECDAQRKTILFLGNSLSAGYGLEPSQAFPSLIQQKIDTLGWKFKVVNAGLSGDTSAGGLRRIQWLFRQSIDVLVLELGGNDGLRGISLDETRKNLQAIIDKTKIKYPMARVLIAGMKVPPNMGERYSHKFQALFTELAKNNKAELIPFLLKDVGGITELNLPDRIHPTIEGHKIVAENVWKELKPILVELNGLKPDQVDAKNKK from the coding sequence CTGGTGTTTAGGAAAGTAAAAAAAATAATAGCAGTTAGCATTTTCATTTTTGGATGTTCGGTAATCTTATGCGATGAATGTGATGCCCAGCGTAAAACAATTTTGTTTTTAGGTAATAGTCTGTCGGCTGGCTACGGATTGGAACCCTCCCAGGCCTTTCCCTCTTTGATTCAACAGAAAATTGATACACTTGGATGGAAATTCAAAGTGGTTAATGCCGGATTAAGCGGTGACACATCGGCCGGTGGATTGCGCAGGATCCAATGGCTATTTCGCCAATCCATCGATGTATTAGTGCTTGAACTTGGAGGAAACGATGGGCTCAGAGGTATTTCTCTTGATGAAACCAGGAAAAATTTGCAGGCAATTATCGACAAAACCAAAATAAAATACCCTATGGCAAGAGTTTTAATTGCTGGCATGAAGGTGCCACCGAATATGGGTGAGCGATATAGCCATAAATTTCAAGCACTTTTTACTGAGTTAGCGAAAAATAATAAAGCCGAATTAATCCCTTTTTTATTAAAAGATGTGGGGGGGATTACTGAATTGAATCTTCCGGATCGCATTCATCCAACGATAGAAGGGCATAAGATCGTAGCGGAAAATGTATGGAAAGAACTCAAACCTATTTTGGTTGAATTAAACGGATTGAAACCAGATCAGGTCGATGCTAAAAATAAGAAATAA
- a CDS encoding ABC transporter ATP-binding protein yields MDMILQVQNLTKSYQSGERTLTVLNDISLEISAGSTTAIVGPSGSGKTTLIGLCAGLDQPTSGSIKLHGVLLEELSEDERAKMRNQFVGFIFQNFQLIPTLSAIENVMVPLELRGENHVYDQAADLLNQVELGDRLNHYPVQLSGGEQQRVAIARAFINRPKILFADEPTGNLDTETSENISNLMFHLNQEIGTTLVLVTHNLELAKRAQRNIHLKGGSLASDEIIQEQTTHF; encoded by the coding sequence ATGGATATGATTCTACAAGTTCAAAACTTAACCAAATCATATCAAAGTGGAGAACGTACTTTAACGGTTTTAAATGATATTTCGTTGGAGATTTCGGCTGGATCAACAACTGCGATTGTCGGACCTTCCGGAAGCGGGAAAACCACTTTGATCGGACTTTGTGCAGGTTTAGACCAGCCTACTTCCGGTTCAATAAAACTACATGGAGTTTTATTAGAGGAACTTAGCGAAGATGAACGTGCAAAAATGCGCAATCAATTTGTCGGTTTCATTTTTCAAAATTTTCAATTGATCCCAACTCTTTCTGCCATCGAAAATGTTATGGTTCCTCTCGAATTGCGAGGGGAGAACCATGTATATGACCAGGCTGCGGATTTATTGAACCAAGTTGAACTGGGAGATCGATTGAATCATTACCCGGTTCAATTATCGGGCGGAGAGCAGCAAAGAGTGGCTATTGCCAGAGCGTTTATTAACCGTCCAAAGATTCTTTTTGCAGATGAACCAACCGGAAATCTGGATACCGAAACCAGCGAAAATATTTCAAATTTAATGTTCCACCTTAACCAGGAAATTGGCACTACCTTAGTATTGGTTACTCATAACCTGGAGCTGGCGAAAAGAGCGCAACGAAACATTCATTTGAAAGGTGGCTCCCTGGCTTCGGATGAGATAATTCAGGAGCAGACAACTCATTTTTAG
- a CDS encoding ABC transporter permease, with amino-acid sequence MAWRDSRTHRKRLFLFMSSIILGIAALVAITSLSKNVEQAVNDQSKDLLGADLLINSQHAFTEQEIQLLDSLGGDQSKITSFTSMIYFPKNGGTRLVRVRSLKGDFPYYGSFETVPPEAATNFRYSTSALLEEALMLQFDITVGDSVQIGAFTFQVAGALIKIPGEAALNSIFAPRVYIPMEYLEKTRLIQPGSLAYYQIFFKFANETDIEQLIDTIQPQLTKYRLRSETVESRKENLGQAFKNFYQFLNLIGFIALLLGCIGVVSAVNVYIRQKLDTIAILRCLGASTKQSFLIYLIQAGSMGLVGAMIGTFLGVFIQTILPKIFGNLIPVDIEFKISLAAVLQGVTIGFGMAMLFALIPLISVRKISPLLTLRSSFEETNPVRKDWLRFWIYATIAIAITAFSILNTKEFYVGVGFAVALFVAFGLLVGLSKLVMKLTRKYFPKSWRYVWRQSFANLYRPNNQTLTMILSLGLGTFLISTLFLIHDTLINEVELTSSGNKPNMVLWDIQTDQIKDLEDLVRSNGLTIVEITPIVTMRIAEVKGRTYEEIRNDSTSTISKWALRREFRSTYRDRLTDAETLLEGQFRGIVEDPSDTIFVSLEADIAEDLEVNLGDEIVFDVQGVPIRTVVGSVRKVDWRRIRTNFFIIFPTGVLEDAPQIHALVTRVEDPQKSADFQRALVQAFPNISVIDLALILSTLDSVLSKIGFVIRFMASFSIFTGLTVLLGAVSTGRYQRIQESVLLRTLGASKSQIIKITVLEYFYLGSLAVITGLLLSLAGSWALTKFVFNAPFLPSFLPLIIIAIVVIGLTILLGMLNSKGVVDRPPLEVLRVEV; translated from the coding sequence ATGGCCTGGCGGGACAGTCGGACCCACCGCAAGCGCCTATTTTTGTTTATGTCTTCGATCATCCTTGGAATTGCCGCACTTGTTGCCATCACTTCCCTCAGTAAAAATGTAGAGCAGGCTGTCAATGACCAATCAAAAGATCTGCTTGGGGCGGATTTGCTTATCAATAGCCAACATGCATTTACAGAACAGGAAATTCAGCTTTTGGATTCTCTCGGTGGTGATCAATCTAAAATCACCAGTTTCACTTCCATGATCTATTTTCCCAAGAATGGTGGCACGCGGTTAGTCAGGGTCCGATCACTTAAGGGTGATTTCCCTTATTATGGCAGCTTCGAGACGGTTCCTCCGGAAGCAGCCACTAATTTTAGATATAGCACAAGCGCCTTACTGGAAGAAGCCTTAATGCTGCAATTTGACATAACAGTCGGTGATTCCGTGCAGATTGGTGCATTTACATTTCAGGTTGCAGGTGCATTAATTAAAATTCCCGGGGAGGCTGCCTTAAACTCAATTTTTGCCCCGCGTGTTTATATTCCAATGGAATATCTGGAAAAAACCCGGCTTATTCAGCCAGGCAGTTTAGCTTACTATCAAATATTCTTTAAATTTGCGAATGAAACAGACATCGAACAATTAATCGACACAATTCAACCTCAACTCACCAAATACAGGTTAAGAAGCGAAACCGTAGAATCCCGCAAAGAAAATCTTGGCCAGGCATTTAAAAACTTTTACCAATTCCTTAATTTAATCGGTTTTATAGCTTTGTTATTGGGCTGTATCGGGGTTGTAAGTGCAGTTAACGTTTATATCAGACAAAAGTTGGATACTATCGCTATTCTCCGCTGCCTGGGTGCAAGTACAAAGCAGTCTTTCTTAATTTACTTAATTCAAGCCGGCTCAATGGGATTAGTAGGTGCAATGATCGGCACATTTCTAGGCGTTTTTATTCAGACGATTTTACCAAAAATTTTCGGAAACTTAATACCTGTTGACATTGAATTTAAGATCTCTCTGGCAGCAGTTTTACAAGGAGTTACGATTGGATTCGGAATGGCAATGCTATTTGCACTCATTCCACTTATTTCCGTTCGTAAGATATCTCCTCTTCTAACCTTGCGTTCTTCATTTGAAGAAACAAACCCTGTGCGAAAAGATTGGCTGCGTTTTTGGATCTATGCAACGATTGCGATTGCAATCACTGCTTTTAGTATTTTAAATACAAAAGAATTCTACGTTGGCGTTGGCTTTGCAGTCGCTTTATTTGTTGCATTTGGATTACTGGTTGGATTATCGAAACTTGTTATGAAACTCACTCGGAAATATTTTCCAAAATCCTGGCGTTATGTTTGGCGCCAAAGTTTTGCCAATTTATATCGACCCAATAACCAAACATTAACAATGATTTTGTCATTAGGGCTTGGAACTTTTTTAATTTCCACCCTTTTCCTTATCCATGATACCCTTATAAATGAAGTCGAATTAACCAGTTCCGGCAATAAACCCAATATGGTGTTGTGGGATATCCAGACCGACCAAATTAAAGATCTTGAAGATCTGGTACGATCAAATGGGTTGACCATTGTAGAGATTACTCCGATAGTGACTATGCGAATTGCAGAAGTAAAGGGCAGGACCTACGAAGAGATTCGCAACGATTCGACTTCGACAATTTCGAAATGGGCATTACGACGTGAATTCCGTTCCACCTACCGAGATCGCCTTACTGATGCCGAGACTTTATTAGAGGGTCAATTTCGTGGAATCGTTGAGGATCCTTCTGATACTATCTTTGTTTCTTTGGAAGCGGATATTGCAGAGGATCTGGAAGTAAACCTGGGAGATGAAATTGTTTTCGATGTGCAGGGAGTGCCAATTCGGACAGTTGTCGGCAGTGTTAGAAAAGTGGATTGGCGTCGCATTCGAACAAATTTTTTCATTATATTTCCTACCGGTGTCCTCGAAGATGCTCCACAAATTCATGCACTGGTAACTCGTGTGGAAGATCCTCAGAAATCAGCTGATTTCCAGCGAGCTCTTGTGCAAGCCTTTCCCAATATTTCCGTTATCGATCTTGCCTTGATTTTATCTACACTGGATTCCGTTTTAAGCAAGATTGGTTTTGTGATCCGGTTTATGGCTTCATTCAGTATTTTTACGGGATTAACCGTTCTTCTTGGGGCCGTCAGTACAGGCCGCTATCAACGAATTCAAGAAAGTGTTTTACTCCGTACCTTGGGTGCCAGCAAATCGCAGATCATCAAAATTACAGTGCTGGAGTATTTCTACCTGGGCTCGTTGGCTGTTATTACAGGACTACTATTATCTTTGGCAGGGAGCTGGGCATTGACCAAGTTTGTATTCAATGCGCCATTTCTACCCTCTTTCTTACCGCTTATTATCATCGCAATTGTTGTGATCGGATTGACAATTTTACTGGGAATGCTAAACAGTAAGGGGGTAGTTGATCGTCCGCCGTTGGAAGTGTTGAGAGTTGAGGTGTGA
- a CDS encoding CHAT domain-containing protein, with the protein MSIMLFPKHKLVAVNSCIFLIAFFCSHLLPQVPQQLHERYVNILKLMSEDEYDQAIIEFQQLISEHPDFHKAYKKIAEVYFFTNNLEAGQNYFENLLTENPKNPYALYALAKIDFKRQDYEHAIEKFKKSIELDAKFADAYKYPGGLPEVYRTKEDLNSAIQYFGELIQADPKNACAYYGLANIHIRKYEWDEALRILTKSIELDPELTLAYQSMIYSLFRTARYDKVLATSEELLKVADRIDDIEAISYATMMIGNAYLVQGDYFKALYHLNEALKHAQEIGSKSREATCLQNIAAVYAMSANFPKALKYFIEALQLAKKTGNKFSEVQMLNNIGNVYKDQGGKPQQALKYYREALESAKKNKLKYEESLVLSNMAEVYQKRSDYDKAIAYQNNALRIAKEIGDKYLEGYILRNLGTLNQDLGNDSAAVNYLYEALEIGIETKDVQIIWETQAGLGSCYEKQGDLQRAITHYVNAIAIYDSVRNSLDIESLRNNYLEDKYEAYPSIVQLLAHSGKYKDAFIYAEKYKAKTMLGILSQGRNLFSELLSDTLKAQLQQITSQHESAHTELSKELSKTARNKDKIFSLDQKITDLELKKVAIMEDFKNKHRTYYQLTSPEILGLDDLQHRILDDGQAVVEYILGPEKMSVFVITIDTLVYSQVAVDREGLQTMLADLSPIFGFQNSGEQAREQTFTPQPADFSIFSAHALYEVLIKPVEKWLQDTKELIIVPDDILFYLPFEMLVFDTTGVESPYDYENAKFLLEKFDVSYVSSASLLEPGLQTLRKPNKGILAMGNPDFGPQPVEPEQGELLASKESITGGRVKRESLFSLPDSETEVKAIGRVLRGLSNNIFTGNRATEENFKLKATDYRILHLATHFVPNDNQPLYSKIVLTQNDKSEEDGYLQTYEVFNMNLNADLVVLSACNTALGKPRKGEGLIGISRAFLFAGVPSLVVSLWNVDDKATAIIMRDFYKYMKSGFNKKHALRRAKVDYLRASKGSPYYWAPFILIGDWQPLDLTTRPALTLNTWLIGIVTLLVIATTLIIKRKSLFR; encoded by the coding sequence ATGAGCATTATGCTATTTCCAAAACATAAACTTGTGGCGGTCAATAGTTGCATCTTCCTGATTGCTTTTTTTTGTTCCCACCTCCTGCCTCAAGTTCCACAGCAGTTGCATGAACGCTATGTGAATATTCTCAAACTAATGAGTGAAGATGAATATGATCAGGCTATTATTGAATTTCAACAGCTAATCTCCGAGCATCCTGATTTCCATAAAGCTTACAAAAAGATTGCAGAGGTCTATTTCTTCACAAATAATCTCGAAGCGGGCCAGAACTACTTTGAAAATTTGCTCACAGAGAATCCCAAAAATCCTTATGCGTTATATGCATTGGCCAAAATTGACTTCAAAAGACAAGACTACGAACATGCAATAGAAAAATTTAAAAAATCTATCGAACTTGATGCAAAATTTGCCGACGCATACAAGTATCCTGGCGGACTGCCAGAGGTTTACAGAACAAAAGAGGATTTAAATTCGGCGATTCAATACTTTGGTGAACTCATTCAAGCAGATCCGAAAAATGCCTGTGCTTATTACGGTTTGGCCAATATCCATATAAGAAAGTATGAATGGGATGAAGCATTACGAATACTTACGAAGTCAATCGAACTTGATCCGGAGCTCACTCTGGCATACCAATCAATGATTTACAGTCTTTTTCGCACGGCTAGATATGACAAAGTTCTCGCAACTAGCGAAGAGTTGCTTAAAGTAGCAGATAGAATTGACGACATTGAAGCTATTTCGTATGCAACCATGATGATTGGCAATGCTTATTTAGTTCAAGGGGATTATTTTAAAGCTTTGTATCATCTCAATGAGGCTTTAAAGCACGCGCAAGAGATCGGATCCAAAAGTAGAGAGGCGACATGTTTACAAAACATTGCAGCTGTTTATGCTATGTCCGCAAATTTCCCAAAAGCCCTGAAATATTTTATAGAAGCATTACAATTAGCAAAAAAAACCGGCAATAAGTTTAGTGAAGTTCAAATGTTAAATAATATTGGCAATGTTTACAAAGATCAGGGGGGAAAGCCCCAGCAAGCTCTAAAATATTATCGAGAGGCCCTGGAAAGTGCAAAGAAAAACAAATTAAAGTATGAAGAAAGTCTTGTTCTTTCCAACATGGCTGAGGTATATCAAAAAAGAAGTGATTACGATAAAGCTATAGCATATCAAAATAATGCGTTAAGAATCGCCAAAGAAATTGGAGACAAGTATCTGGAGGGTTATATTCTAAGAAATCTTGGTACACTGAATCAAGATTTAGGAAATGATTCAGCGGCGGTCAATTATCTGTATGAAGCACTTGAAATTGGCATTGAAACCAAAGATGTGCAAATCATTTGGGAAACCCAGGCAGGACTCGGTTCATGCTATGAAAAACAAGGTGACTTGCAAAGAGCCATCACTCATTATGTAAATGCTATTGCCATATATGATTCTGTCAGAAACAGCCTGGACATAGAGTCCCTACGAAACAATTATTTAGAGGACAAATATGAAGCCTATCCATCTATCGTTCAACTTTTAGCCCATAGTGGAAAATATAAAGACGCATTTATTTATGCCGAAAAATATAAGGCTAAAACGATGCTGGGCATCCTATCGCAAGGCCGAAACCTTTTCAGTGAGTTGCTTTCAGACACACTGAAAGCGCAGTTGCAGCAAATCACATCCCAACATGAATCCGCACATACAGAACTTTCTAAAGAACTTTCAAAAACTGCAAGAAACAAAGACAAAATTTTTTCGTTAGATCAAAAAATCACGGATTTGGAACTAAAAAAAGTCGCCATCATGGAAGATTTTAAAAATAAGCACCGCACGTACTATCAGCTTACATCTCCTGAAATATTGGGGCTTGATGACCTCCAGCACCGAATTTTGGATGATGGCCAAGCTGTCGTTGAATATATTTTGGGGCCAGAAAAAATGTCTGTTTTTGTGATTACCATCGATACCTTAGTTTACTCCCAAGTGGCTGTAGATCGAGAAGGACTCCAGACAATGTTAGCTGATCTGAGCCCCATTTTTGGATTTCAAAACTCCGGTGAACAAGCCCGCGAACAAACCTTTACCCCACAACCGGCCGATTTTTCTATCTTCTCTGCCCATGCTCTGTATGAAGTCCTTATCAAACCGGTCGAGAAATGGCTGCAAGATACTAAAGAACTGATCATCGTGCCAGATGACATCCTATTCTATTTGCCTTTTGAAATGTTGGTGTTCGATACTACCGGCGTTGAAAGCCCTTACGACTACGAGAACGCCAAATTCTTGTTGGAAAAATTTGATGTTTCCTATGTCTCTTCTGCAAGTCTATTGGAACCGGGTTTGCAGACACTGAGAAAACCCAACAAAGGAATTCTGGCTATGGGCAATCCTGATTTTGGCCCACAACCGGTTGAACCAGAGCAAGGGGAACTTTTGGCCTCGAAAGAGTCCATTACTGGTGGCAGGGTTAAAAGGGAAAGTCTGTTCTCATTACCAGACTCAGAAACAGAGGTCAAAGCCATTGGTAGAGTGTTACGTGGCTTAAGCAATAATATCTTTACTGGCAATCGAGCCACAGAAGAAAATTTCAAGCTCAAAGCCACGGATTATCGCATCCTACATCTCGCGACCCACTTCGTGCCTAATGATAACCAGCCTCTCTATTCAAAAATCGTGTTAACTCAGAATGACAAGTCGGAAGAGGACGGCTATCTACAAACTTATGAAGTATTTAATATGAATTTGAACGCCGATTTGGTGGTTCTAAGCGCCTGTAATACGGCATTAGGCAAACCTCGAAAAGGCGAAGGCCTTATTGGCATTTCCCGAGCTTTTCTATTTGCCGGTGTACCGAGTCTGGTGGTGAGTTTGTGGAATGTGGACGATAAGGCAACCGCAATCATAATGAGGGACTTTTATAAGTACATGAAATCGGGTTTTAACAAGAAGCATGCCTTGCGGAGGGCGAAAGTCGATTACCTCAGAGCTTCTAAAGGCAGCCCTTATTATTGGGCGCCATTTATTTTAATCGGGGATTGGCAGCCGCTGGATCTAACTACACGTCCTGCCCTTACCCTTAATACCTGGTTAATCGGTATTGTGACCTTATTGGTAATAGCTACGACTTTGATCATTAAGAGGAAGTCTCTTTTTCGTTAA
- a CDS encoding CHAT domain-containing protein → MGISRAFLFAGVPTLVVSLWNVDDKATAIIMRDFYKYMKAGFNKKHALRRAKVDYLKAPKGSPYYYFKSGIGSRWI, encoded by the coding sequence ATTGGCATTTCCCGAGCTTTTCTATTTGCCGGTGTACCGACTCTGGTGGTGAGTTTGTGGAATGTGGACGATAAGGCAACCGCAATCATAATGAGGGACTTTTATAAGTATATGAAAGCGGGTTTTAACAAGAAACATGCCTTGCGGAGGGCGAAAGTCGATTACCTCAAGGCTCCTAAGGGCAGCCCATATTATTATTTTAAATCAGGGATTGGCAGCCGCTGGATCTAA